The genomic stretch GCCTCAATATCAGCGTTGGTTGCCGTCAAAGGCATGGATAGTTTGAAACGAACCTTGCCGTTGAAAGATACCGGGTATTCAAAGGCGTCTTCTACCAGGAATTTTTCTTCCCATTTAGGGAATGACTCTTTCGTGATACTTTGGGAGTGTCCCAATAAGCTCCATAGTTCTTCCGCCATATGTGGGGCGAAAGGAGCGAGAGCGATCACGAGCGGTTCGAGGACTGCTCGTTTATTACATTTCAAGGCAGTCAATTCGTTTGTGCAAATCATGAATGCCGGAATAGACGTGTTGAACGAGAAGTTCTCGATGTCGTATTCCACTTTCTTGATGGTTTTGTGTAGCACTTTCAACTCTTCTTTGGAAGGAGTTTCGTCGCTTACACTGAAATTTTCACCGACTTGGAATAGGCGCCAGAATTTGCGCAGGAATTTGTATACTCCGTCAATACCTTGCGTGTCCCAAGGTTTACTGAATTCTAACGGTCCGAGGAACATCTCGTACAGGCGTAACGTGTCGGCCCCGTATTCTTCGATGATCGTGTCGGGATTTACCACGTTGAACATGGATTTTGACATCTTTTCAATAGCCCATCCACAGATGTATTTCCCGTTTTCCAAGATGAACTCGGCATTGGCGTACTCCGGCATCCAAGCCCGGAAGGCGTCTTGATCCAGCACGTCGTTCTTGACGATGTTGACATCCACGTGGATTTCCGTGGTTTTATATTGGTCTTTTAGTCCGACGGAAACAAACGTGTTTGTGCCTTGTATTCTGTACACGAAGTTTGAACGTCCTTGAATCATTCCCTGGTTGATCAGTTTTTTGAAAGGTTCTTCCTCGCAAGCCACACCGAGGTCATACAGGAACATATTCCAGAAACGGGCGTAGATCAAGTGCCCTGTGGCGTGTTCGGAACCACCGAGGTAGAGATCAACGTTTTTCCAATAGTTACATATTTCGTGATCAACTAATGTGTTATTGTTGTGGGGATCCATGTAGCGTAAGAAATAAGCAGATGAACCGGCGAAACCGGGCATCGTGTTTAATTCTAATGGATAACCATCTTCTGTTTTCCAGTTTTTAGCCCGTCCAAGGGGTGGTTCTCCGCTCTCGGTGGGCAGGTATTTATCGACTTCCGGTAGTTCCAGCGGAAGTTTGGATTCATCCAGCATATAAGGAAGGTCGTCCTTGTAATACACGGGGAACGGTTCTCCCCAGTAACGTTGGCGGCTGAAGATAGCATCACGCAGGCGGTAGTTGATTTTGCTTTTACCAATGCCTCGTTTTTCTACCTCTCCGGCAATGTAGGCGATGGCCTCTTTGACTTCCATGCCGTTGATAATGCCGCTATTGATCATTTTACCTGCTTTCGCATCGTAGGAGCCTTCCGACATATCGTGTCCTTCTCCGTCATCGACAACGGGTACGATGGGCAGGTTGAAGTGTTTGGCGAAGGCGTAGTCACGGCTATCGTGTCCCGGAACAGCCATAATGGCTCCGGTTCCGTAGCCGGAAAGAACGTATTCACTGATCCAGATGGGGATGGCTTCGTTGGTGAACGGGTTGATGGCGTATGATCCGGTAAAGACGCCCGTAACCTTTTTCACTTCGGTCTGGCGTTCCCGTTCTGTACGTTTGGACACGTAATCCAAGTATTCGGCAACGGCATCAGCCTGTTCGGGTGTTGTTAACGGTTTCACGTAGTCTGACTCGGGAGCTAGAACCATAAAACTAACCCCGAAGATGGTGTCGGGACGGGTGGTGAAAATCTCTAACTTCAGATCGGAGTCTTTCACGTCGAATTTCACGTCTGCACCTTGTGAACGACCGATCC from Butyricimonas virosa encodes the following:
- the leuS gene encoding leucine--tRNA ligase; the protein is MEYNFKEVEKKWQSYWQENKTYRVEVDPSKPKYYVLDMFPYPSGAGLHVGHPLGYIASDIYSRYKHLKGFNVLHPMGYDAYGLPAEQYAIQTGQHPAITTEKNIRRYREQMDKIGFSFDWDREIRTCDPEYYKWTQWTFIQMFNSFYCYDEQKAMPITELVKAFEAVGTQGLNVACGEEMNFTAEEWKRKSTKEQQEILLNYRLAYLADTMVNWCPQLGTVLANDEVKEGLSLRGGYPVVQKKMRQWSLRVSAYAQRLLDGLDNIDWSDSLKDIQRNWIGRSQGADVKFDVKDSDLKLEIFTTRPDTIFGVSFMVLAPESDYVKPLTTPEQADAVAEYLDYVSKRTERERQTEVKKVTGVFTGSYAINPFTNEAIPIWISEYVLSGYGTGAIMAVPGHDSRDYAFAKHFNLPIVPVVDDGEGHDMSEGSYDAKAGKMINSGIINGMEVKEAIAYIAGEVEKRGIGKSKINYRLRDAIFSRQRYWGEPFPVYYKDDLPYMLDESKLPLELPEVDKYLPTESGEPPLGRAKNWKTEDGYPLELNTMPGFAGSSAYFLRYMDPHNNNTLVDHEICNYWKNVDLYLGGSEHATGHLIYARFWNMFLYDLGVACEEEPFKKLINQGMIQGRSNFVYRIQGTNTFVSVGLKDQYKTTEIHVDVNIVKNDVLDQDAFRAWMPEYANAEFILENGKYICGWAIEKMSKSMFNVVNPDTIIEEYGADTLRLYEMFLGPLEFSKPWDTQGIDGVYKFLRKFWRLFQVGENFSVSDETPSKEELKVLHKTIKKVEYDIENFSFNTSIPAFMICTNELTALKCNKRAVLEPLVIALAPFAPHMAEELWSLLGHSQSITKESFPKWEEKFLVEDAFEYPVSFNGKVRFKLSMPLTATNADIEAAVKAAPESTKWLEGKEIKKMIIVPKKIVNVVMGATS